In Rhizobium sp. WSM4643, the following are encoded in one genomic region:
- the hisB gene encoding imidazoleglycerol-phosphate dehydratase HisB codes for MAETAASRTGSVSRKTNETSISVSVNLDGTGKSTISTGVGFFDHMLDQLSRHSLIDMEIDAKGDLQIDDHHTVEDTGIAIGQAISKALGDRRGITRYASIDLAMDETMTKAAVDLSGRPFLVWNVGFSAPKIGTFDTELVREFFHALAQNAGITLHILNHYGANNHHIAETCFKAVARALRTATEIDPRQAGRVPSTKGTLV; via the coding sequence ATGGCCGAGACCGCAGCAAGCCGCACGGGCAGCGTTTCCCGCAAGACCAACGAAACCTCGATTTCCGTTTCCGTCAACCTCGACGGCACCGGCAAATCGACGATTTCAACGGGTGTCGGCTTCTTCGACCATATGCTCGACCAGCTTTCGCGACATTCCCTCATCGATATGGAGATCGATGCCAAGGGCGACCTGCAGATCGACGACCACCATACGGTCGAAGATACGGGCATCGCCATCGGCCAGGCGATCTCCAAGGCGCTCGGCGACCGGCGCGGCATCACCCGCTACGCGTCGATCGATCTCGCCATGGACGAGACGATGACCAAGGCTGCTGTCGATCTTTCCGGCCGTCCGTTCCTCGTCTGGAATGTCGGCTTCAGCGCTCCGAAGATCGGCACTTTCGACACCGAGCTCGTTCGCGAATTCTTCCATGCGCTCGCCCAGAATGCCGGCATCACCTTGCATATTCTCAACCATTATGGCGCCAACAATCACCATATTGCCGAGACATGCTTCAAGGCCGTTGCCCGCGCGTTGCGCACGGCAACAGAGATCGATCCGAGACAGGCAGGCCGTGTTCCCTCGACCAAGGGCACGCTCGTCTGA
- the hisA gene encoding 1-(5-phosphoribosyl)-5-[(5-phosphoribosylamino)methylideneamino]imidazole-4-carboxamide isomerase, with product MILFPAIDLKGGQCVRLKLGDMQQATVYNTDPAAQARSFEDQGFEWLHVVDLDGAFAGHSANGDAVEAILKATDNPVQLGGGIRTLDHIEAWLSRGLRRVILGTVAVRNPALVIEACRKFPGHVAVGIDAKGGKVAVEGWAEASELGIIELARKFEGAGVAAIIYTDIDRDGILAGINWTSTLELAHAVSIPVIASGGLASLDDVRRMLQPDARKLEGAISGRALYDGRIDPEEALALIKAARTKETA from the coding sequence ATGATCCTTTTTCCCGCGATCGATCTTAAAGGCGGCCAATGCGTCCGCCTGAAGCTCGGCGACATGCAGCAGGCGACGGTCTACAACACCGATCCGGCCGCCCAGGCGAGATCCTTCGAAGACCAGGGTTTCGAATGGCTGCATGTGGTCGATCTCGACGGCGCCTTCGCGGGACATTCGGCCAATGGCGATGCCGTCGAAGCGATCTTGAAGGCAACTGACAATCCAGTGCAGCTCGGCGGCGGCATTCGCACGCTCGATCATATCGAGGCCTGGCTGTCGCGCGGGCTGCGGCGCGTCATTCTCGGCACCGTCGCGGTCAGAAATCCGGCGCTGGTCATCGAGGCCTGCCGGAAATTTCCCGGTCATGTCGCCGTCGGTATCGATGCCAAGGGCGGCAAGGTGGCCGTCGAGGGTTGGGCGGAAGCCTCCGAACTCGGGATCATCGAACTCGCCAGGAAATTCGAGGGCGCCGGCGTCGCCGCGATCATCTACACCGATATCGACCGTGACGGCATTCTTGCCGGGATCAATTGGACCTCGACGTTGGAACTTGCCCACGCCGTCTCCATTCCCGTCATCGCCTCGGGTGGTCTTGCCTCTCTCGACGATGTTAGACGCATGCTGCAGCCCGATGCGAGGAAATTGGAAGGGGCGATTTCAGGCCGTGCGCTTTACGACGGCCGTATCGATCCCGAGGAAGCGCTGGCGCTGATCAAGGCGGCCCGGACCAAGGAGACCGCGTAA
- the hisH gene encoding imidazole glycerol phosphate synthase subunit HisH codes for MRVAIIDYGSGNLRSATKAFERAAREAGIDANIDLTDRAEDVAAADRIVLPGVGAYADCRRGLDAVPGMAEVLIEAVEKKARPFLGICVGMQLMSSRGLEKTVTHGFNWIPGDVVEMTPDDPALKIPQIGWNTLDLKREHPLFDGIPTGSEGLHAYFVHSYHLAAENAEDVIATADYGGPMTAFVGRANMVGAQFHPEKSQKLGLALIANFLRWNP; via the coding sequence ATGCGCGTCGCGATTATCGACTATGGCTCCGGTAACCTGCGCTCGGCGACCAAGGCTTTCGAGCGTGCCGCCCGCGAAGCTGGCATCGATGCCAATATCGATCTCACCGACAGGGCGGAGGATGTTGCCGCGGCCGATCGTATCGTGCTTCCCGGTGTCGGTGCCTATGCCGATTGCCGGCGCGGCCTCGATGCCGTGCCTGGGATGGCCGAGGTGCTGATCGAGGCTGTCGAGAAGAAGGCACGGCCGTTCCTCGGCATTTGCGTCGGCATGCAGCTCATGTCCTCGCGCGGCCTCGAGAAGACCGTGACGCACGGCTTTAACTGGATCCCCGGTGACGTCGTCGAGATGACGCCTGATGATCCGGCGCTGAAGATCCCGCAGATCGGCTGGAACACGCTCGACCTCAAGCGCGAACATCCGCTTTTCGATGGTATTCCGACGGGGTCGGAAGGGCTGCACGCCTATTTCGTGCATTCCTACCATCTTGCCGCTGAAAACGCCGAGGATGTTATTGCGACGGCCGATTATGGCGGTCCGATGACAGCTTTCGTCGGACGCGCCAACATGGTCGGAGCACAGTTTCACCCGGAAAAGAGCCAGAAGCTCGGCCTGGCGCTAATCGCCAATTTCCTGCGCTGGAACCCGTAG
- a CDS encoding DUF2628 domain-containing protein: MTSSYIFLTPPGSTSATADETRTIRDGFTLFGFLFPWAWLLAHRLWLHAAVAFLLQGIGGALMDEPGLGAAGAAILLGVNILVGLEGQNFRVRNLAAKGWNEDELIAADTIGIAEQIYFSDRAVIAGSDDAAAPDWQNRGRPNSPHGHATSLGLFGFDGGR, encoded by the coding sequence ATGACATCCAGCTATATCTTCCTGACACCGCCCGGCAGCACGAGCGCCACGGCCGATGAGACCCGAACCATCCGCGACGGCTTCACGCTGTTCGGCTTCCTGTTTCCATGGGCTTGGCTGCTGGCGCATCGGCTTTGGCTGCATGCGGCCGTCGCCTTTCTGCTGCAGGGGATCGGTGGCGCGCTGATGGACGAACCGGGCCTCGGGGCGGCGGGAGCGGCAATCCTGTTGGGCGTGAATATTCTGGTCGGTCTCGAGGGCCAGAATTTCCGAGTCCGCAACCTTGCCGCCAAGGGTTGGAATGAAGACGAACTCATTGCAGCCGATACGATCGGCATTGCTGAGCAGATCTATTTCTCGGACAGGGCTGTCATCGCGGGTAGCGACGACGCAGCGGCACCGGACTGGCAGAACAGGGGCCGTCCGAACAGTCCGCACGGCCATGCAACGTCGCTTGGTCTCTTTGGTTTTGATGGGGGACGCTGA